In one Halosimplex halophilum genomic region, the following are encoded:
- a CDS encoding phospholipase D-like domain-containing protein, which translates to MSRVARLAAVCLLVAGAVGPAVGAVADPGTPSNVTDATRPTEPRIAAVYPNPVADGDRGEFVVIDAPNGTDIGDYRLSDGDGELVLPNRTVGGRVAVTTAPRAVRNLTRRPVVAANGSVALANGGERLRLRRGNATVARARYREAPEGKIARFDDRGAVAWRPLGRTDRSVVTATGGTARAFTLPDAPGVPLDVLRSANSRILLAGYTFTSGRVARALERAARRGVDVRVLLDAEPVDGITGRQARLLDSLADAGATVELLGGPHGRYAFHHPKYAVADGRAVVLTENWKPAGTGGHASRGWGAVVSQPRIVEGLAETFRADADWRGARPWSQVRRGRSFDRAGVANGSYPSHRSPETVPVNRTRLFVAPDNAGPAVTAALAGADGSIDVIQMSVDGRDQRFLRETLRAARRGVDVRILLSGAWYVEEENRRLVEHLRGVAEREGLPLAAKLAEPGGDFEKIHAKGVVIDGDQVLVGSLNWNGESVRSNREVVLSLEGEAVGEYYQAAFAADWDGGGSGPSLPVGIAAGVGGCALLAILVARRIDFGENVGVGG; encoded by the coding sequence GTGTCCAGAGTAGCCCGGCTCGCGGCGGTCTGTCTGCTGGTCGCGGGAGCGGTCGGTCCGGCGGTCGGTGCGGTCGCCGACCCCGGAACGCCGTCGAACGTGACGGACGCGACCCGGCCGACGGAGCCGCGGATCGCGGCGGTCTACCCGAACCCCGTCGCCGACGGCGACCGCGGCGAGTTCGTCGTGATCGACGCCCCAAACGGGACGGATATCGGCGATTACCGGCTCTCCGACGGCGACGGCGAACTCGTCCTCCCGAACCGGACAGTCGGCGGTCGCGTCGCCGTCACGACCGCCCCCCGGGCGGTCCGGAACCTCACCCGTCGCCCGGTCGTCGCGGCGAACGGGAGCGTCGCGCTGGCCAACGGCGGGGAGCGACTCCGGCTCCGGCGCGGCAACGCGACCGTCGCGCGTGCCCGATACCGCGAGGCGCCCGAGGGGAAGATCGCCCGGTTCGACGACCGCGGCGCGGTCGCGTGGCGACCGCTCGGACGGACGGACCGGTCGGTCGTCACCGCGACCGGAGGAACCGCGCGGGCGTTCACGCTCCCCGACGCGCCGGGCGTCCCGCTCGACGTGCTTCGCAGTGCCAACAGCCGGATCCTGCTGGCGGGCTACACGTTCACCTCCGGGCGCGTCGCGCGGGCGCTCGAACGGGCGGCCCGTCGCGGCGTCGACGTGCGCGTCCTCCTCGACGCCGAGCCGGTCGACGGGATCACCGGCCGACAGGCCCGGCTGCTCGACTCGCTCGCCGACGCCGGCGCCACCGTCGAACTCCTCGGCGGTCCCCACGGCCGCTACGCGTTCCACCACCCGAAGTACGCCGTCGCGGACGGCCGCGCGGTCGTGCTGACGGAGAATTGGAAACCAGCGGGGACCGGCGGCCACGCCAGCCGCGGCTGGGGCGCGGTCGTCTCACAGCCCCGGATCGTCGAGGGGCTCGCCGAGACCTTCCGCGCCGACGCCGACTGGCGGGGCGCCCGCCCGTGGTCGCAGGTCCGGCGCGGCCGCTCGTTCGACCGGGCGGGGGTCGCGAACGGTTCGTATCCCAGCCACCGCTCGCCCGAGACGGTGCCCGTGAATCGCACCCGGTTGTTCGTCGCCCCGGACAACGCGGGCCCGGCGGTCACCGCCGCGCTCGCCGGCGCCGACGGGTCCATCGACGTGATCCAGATGAGCGTCGACGGGCGAGACCAGCGCTTCCTCCGCGAGACGCTCCGGGCCGCCCGCCGCGGCGTCGACGTGCGAATCCTGCTGAGCGGCGCGTGGTACGTCGAGGAAGAGAACCGCCGGCTGGTCGAACACCTCCGCGGCGTGGCCGAGCGCGAGGGCCTGCCCCTCGCCGCGAAGCTCGCCGAACCCGGGGGCGACTTCGAGAAGATCCACGCGAAGGGGGTCGTGATCGACGGCGACCAGGTGCTCGTCGGCAGCCTCAACTGGAACGGCGAGTCGGTCCGGAGCAACCGGGAGGTCGTCCTCTCGCTCGAAGGCGAGGCGGTCGGCGAGTACTACCAGGCGGCCTTCGCCGCCGACTGGGACGGCGGAGGGAGCGGGCCGTCGCTCCCGGTCGGGATCGCCGCGGGCGTCGGCGGCTGCGCGCTGCTCGCGATACTGGTCGCCCGCCGGATCGACTTCGGGGAGAACGTGGGCGTCGGCGGCTGA
- a CDS encoding DHH family phosphoesterase, translated as MTPVPDAGDSGVAVPDGGTTVYDLDSNCDFEYVSEGELYLAEVNGVVEYGVFVDLSDDVSGLVHASNLLGTYEVGDELVVELEEVRENGDLAFDEVDLPDYEVEEITRDSHAVADLGDVVGESVTLEGVVVQIKQTGGPTVFQVRDATGIAPCTAFEEAGVRAYEDVRLDDVVRVDGYVETREGAVQVEIDDLQVLDGDDAESVRAEQDAELDDLAEPHDPEPLVEWDAFEKLRDDLRAVAERLRREILEGRPIRMRHHADGDGICASVPMQVALERFIADTYEDPDAAQHLLKRLPSKAPYYEMEDVTRDLNFALEDRERHGQRLPLLLMLDNGSTEEDTPAYRNLAHYDVPIVVVDHHHPDPDAVGDLLDEHVNPYLHDEDYRITTGMMCVELARMIDPSITDDLRHVPAVAGLSDRSEAEAMDDYLELAREQGYDEVELRDVGEALDYATFWLKYDDGGQLVTDALNVDCDDEERHRELVSFLATRAERDVERQLDAAMPHVEHERLDNDAHLYRIDVENHAHRFTYPAPGKTTGKIHDSKVAETGDPVITIGYGPDFAVLRSDGVRLDIPTMVEELKAEVDGGGVSGGGHLVVGSIKFVRGMRETVIDALVEKMADAEIDEELGSSAAFAED; from the coding sequence ATGACTCCTGTACCTGACGCCGGGGATTCCGGCGTCGCCGTCCCCGACGGTGGGACGACCGTCTACGACCTCGATTCGAACTGCGACTTCGAGTACGTCTCCGAGGGCGAGCTGTACCTCGCTGAAGTCAACGGCGTCGTCGAGTACGGCGTCTTCGTCGACCTCTCGGACGACGTGTCCGGGCTGGTCCACGCCTCGAACCTCCTCGGGACGTACGAGGTCGGCGACGAACTCGTCGTCGAACTCGAAGAAGTGCGGGAGAACGGCGACCTGGCCTTCGACGAGGTCGACCTGCCCGACTACGAGGTCGAAGAGATCACCCGCGACAGCCACGCCGTCGCCGACCTCGGCGATGTCGTCGGCGAGTCGGTCACGCTGGAGGGCGTCGTCGTCCAGATCAAACAGACCGGCGGCCCGACCGTCTTCCAGGTCCGCGACGCGACCGGCATCGCCCCCTGCACGGCCTTCGAGGAGGCCGGTGTCCGCGCCTACGAGGACGTGCGACTGGACGACGTGGTCCGCGTCGACGGCTACGTCGAGACCCGCGAGGGTGCCGTCCAGGTCGAGATCGACGACCTGCAGGTGCTCGACGGCGACGACGCCGAGAGCGTCCGCGCCGAACAGGACGCCGAACTGGACGACCTCGCCGAACCCCACGACCCCGAGCCGCTCGTCGAGTGGGACGCCTTCGAGAAACTGCGCGACGACCTGCGCGCGGTCGCCGAGCGGCTCCGCCGGGAGATTCTGGAGGGCCGTCCCATCCGGATGCGCCACCACGCCGACGGCGACGGCATCTGCGCGAGCGTCCCGATGCAGGTGGCCCTGGAGCGGTTCATCGCGGACACCTACGAGGACCCCGACGCCGCCCAGCACCTCCTCAAGCGCCTGCCGAGCAAGGCGCCCTACTACGAGATGGAGGACGTGACCCGCGACCTGAACTTCGCCCTGGAGGACCGCGAACGCCACGGCCAGCGGCTCCCGCTCCTGCTGATGCTCGACAACGGGTCGACCGAGGAAGACACCCCGGCCTACCGCAACCTCGCCCACTACGACGTGCCCATCGTCGTCGTCGACCACCACCACCCCGACCCCGACGCCGTCGGCGACCTGCTCGACGAGCACGTCAACCCCTACCTCCACGACGAGGACTACCGGATCACGACGGGCATGATGTGCGTCGAACTCGCGCGGATGATCGACCCGTCGATCACGGACGACCTCCGACACGTCCCCGCGGTCGCCGGCCTCTCGGACCGTTCGGAGGCCGAGGCGATGGACGACTACCTCGAACTCGCCCGCGAGCAGGGCTACGACGAGGTCGAGCTCCGCGACGTTGGCGAGGCGCTGGACTACGCCACCTTCTGGCTCAAGTACGACGACGGCGGCCAGCTCGTCACCGACGCGCTCAACGTCGACTGCGACGACGAGGAGCGCCACCGCGAGCTCGTCTCGTTCCTCGCGACGCGGGCCGAGCGCGACGTGGAGCGCCAGCTCGACGCCGCGATGCCCCACGTGGAACACGAGCGGCTCGACAACGACGCCCACCTCTACCGCATCGACGTGGAGAACCACGCCCACCGGTTCACCTACCCCGCGCCCGGGAAGACGACCGGCAAGATCCACGACTCAAAGGTCGCCGAGACGGGCGACCCCGTCATCACCATCGGTTACGGTCCGGATTTCGCCGTCCTCCGTTCCGACGGCGTCCGGCTGGACATCCCGACGATGGTCGAGGAGCTGAAAGCCGAGGTCGACGGCGGCGGCGTCAGCGGCGGCGGCCACCTCGTCGTCGGCTCGATCAAGTTCGTCCGCGGCATGCGCGAGACCGTCATCGACGCGCTGGTCGAGAAGATGGCCGACGCCGAGATCGACGAGGAACTCGGCAGTTCCGCCGCGTTCGCCGAGGACTGA
- a CDS encoding amphi-Trp domain-containing protein yields the protein MPEEVLFKSEGNQSREEIAAYLRKVADNLDSGNAISLKAGSESVTLTPPARPTFEVKAEREGPAGNMTELSVEFELEWDENADGEASGSGKLEIE from the coding sequence ATGCCTGAAGAAGTCCTGTTCAAATCGGAAGGCAACCAGAGTCGAGAAGAGATTGCAGCGTACCTTCGGAAAGTTGCGGATAATCTCGACAGCGGGAACGCGATCAGCCTAAAAGCGGGCTCCGAGTCTGTCACACTGACTCCCCCTGCCCGACCAACCTTCGAGGTCAAAGCTGAACGCGAAGGCCCGGCTGGCAATATGACTGAATTAAGTGTCGAGTTCGAACTCGAATGGGACGAGAACGCCGATGGGGAGGCTAGCGGAAGTGGCAAACTGGAAATCGAGTAG
- a CDS encoding creatininase family protein has product MPSRRSILLEEMVWPEVESALENGTRTVIVSVGSIEQHGPHLPLNMDTLDGDELSRRIAENLGDALAAPTIRPGCSGHHMEFPGTITVPPETLMNVVRGYCRSLDEHGFEHIVLVPTHGGNFGPIRAVAPDVAREIDATVIPLADLDEHMQLLNDGLSEAGIDYDQDVIHAGAAETAVVLAVNENLVRLENIESGPEGEISTARLLSEGFKTITRNGVLGDPAEATAEAGETIIQNVVDTYVDHIVNERRSV; this is encoded by the coding sequence ATGCCTTCTCGCAGGTCAATACTCCTTGAGGAGATGGTATGGCCAGAAGTCGAATCGGCGCTCGAAAACGGAACACGGACGGTGATCGTCTCGGTCGGTTCGATCGAACAGCATGGCCCACATCTCCCGTTGAACATGGACACACTCGACGGTGATGAGCTCTCGCGGCGAATCGCAGAGAATCTGGGGGATGCCCTTGCTGCGCCAACGATCCGGCCCGGCTGCTCGGGGCATCATATGGAGTTCCCGGGAACGATTACTGTCCCGCCCGAAACACTGATGAATGTAGTTCGGGGATACTGTCGCTCGCTCGATGAACACGGCTTCGAACATATCGTCTTAGTCCCGACACACGGAGGGAATTTCGGCCCGATCAGGGCTGTTGCACCTGATGTCGCCCGAGAAATCGATGCCACCGTGATTCCCCTCGCTGATCTCGACGAGCATATGCAGTTACTGAATGATGGCCTCAGCGAGGCGGGAATCGACTACGATCAAGATGTGATTCACGCTGGCGCAGCCGAGACGGCAGTGGTGTTAGCGGTGAATGAGAATCTCGTCAGGCTGGAGAACATCGAATCCGGCCCTGAAGGAGAGATTTCTACCGCTCGCCTTCTGAGCGAGGGGTTCAAAACGATCACCCGAAACGGTGTGCTTGGCGATCCGGCTGAGGCAACCGCTGAAGCCGGCGAAACCATCATTCAGAACGTGGTTGACACCTACGTTGATCACATTGTGAATGAACGTCGTTCAGTCTAG
- a CDS encoding Mov34/MPN/PAD-1 family protein, producing MGLFRSGEVVGIAEAALEFALEASEDAHPDEYMGFLRGEDARKFDLDYEGTVLTDILVIPGTESNPVSATVDSSMIPNSSRAAGSIHSHPNGVLRPSDADLQTFGKGKVHIIVGAPYGRSDWQAFDREGEPVDLPVLDIEMPEDEFFDFSQEDIDAELMEERDYGAEGTDFRSEPDDEWGER from the coding sequence ATGGGACTGTTCCGCTCGGGCGAGGTGGTCGGCATCGCCGAGGCGGCGCTGGAGTTCGCGCTGGAGGCCTCGGAGGACGCCCACCCCGACGAGTACATGGGGTTTCTGCGCGGCGAGGACGCCCGGAAGTTCGACCTCGACTACGAGGGCACCGTCCTGACGGACATCCTCGTCATCCCGGGGACCGAGTCGAACCCCGTCAGCGCCACCGTCGACTCCAGCATGATCCCCAACAGCTCCCGGGCGGCGGGGTCGATCCACTCCCACCCCAACGGCGTGCTCCGCCCGAGCGACGCCGACCTCCAGACGTTCGGCAAGGGGAAGGTCCACATCATCGTCGGCGCGCCCTACGGGCGGTCGGACTGGCAGGCGTTCGACCGCGAGGGCGAGCCCGTCGACCTGCCGGTACTCGATATCGAGATGCCCGAGGACGAGTTCTTCGACTTCTCCCAGGAGGACATCGACGCCGAGCTCATGGAGGAGCGCGACTACGGGGCCGAGGGGACGGACTTCCGCTCGGAGCCCGACGACGAGTGGGGCGAGCGATGA
- a CDS encoding adenylyltransferase/cytidyltransferase family protein, which produces MTEGRADDEPDDRRPPGDDRLVVAQGTFDILHPGHLHYLRDAKAMGDRLVVIVARSTNVTHKEPPVVPGPQRREMVAGLAPVDEARLGHPEDIFAPIEELDPAVIALGYDQHHDEEGVRAALAERGIDCEVRRASAYEPDYEGLLSSGRIVDRILDERG; this is translated from the coding sequence ATGACCGAGGGGCGAGCCGACGACGAACCGGACGACCGGCGACCGCCCGGTGACGACCGCCTCGTCGTCGCCCAGGGCACCTTCGACATCCTCCACCCCGGCCACCTCCACTACCTCCGGGACGCGAAGGCGATGGGCGACCGGCTGGTCGTCATCGTCGCCCGCTCGACGAACGTGACCCACAAGGAACCGCCGGTGGTCCCCGGCCCGCAACGCCGGGAGATGGTCGCCGGGCTGGCCCCGGTCGACGAGGCGCGGCTGGGCCACCCCGAGGACATCTTCGCGCCCATCGAGGAGCTCGACCCGGCCGTGATCGCCCTGGGCTACGACCAGCACCACGACGAAGAGGGGGTCCGCGCCGCGCTGGCCGAGCGCGGCATCGACTGCGAGGTCCGCCGCGCGAGCGCCTACGAACCCGACTACGAGGGGTTGCTCTCCTCCGGCCGGATCGTCGACCGCATCCTCGACGAACGCGGGTAG
- a CDS encoding pyridoxal phosphate-dependent aminotransferase, which yields MDFAARVERIEPSATVAISNKASELEAEGVDVVDLSVGDIVDFDTPENVKEAGKAAMDAGHTGYTPSNGIPELREAIVDKLHGDGLSQYGTENIVVTPGGKQGLFEVFQTLIDDGDEVALVDPAWVSYEAMVKLSDGSLNRVDTAQYDFQLEPALDDLAEAVSDDTEILVVNSPGNPHGAVYSDEALEGVRDIAVEHDVTVISDEIYKEITYDGVEATSIGTLDGMAERTITLNGFSKAYAMTGWRLGYYAAPESVVDQAGKIHGHSVTCAVNFVQHAGVEALRNTDEAVEEMRSAFEDRRDMLVDLFEEHGKDVPTPDGAFYLMLPVADSRIDGDGDQPQDVAWAEEAIETAHVATVPGSAFGTPGWVRLAYANDEDRLREGVERLAEHDLL from the coding sequence ATGGACTTCGCAGCACGCGTCGAACGGATCGAACCGAGCGCGACCGTCGCGATCAGCAACAAGGCCTCCGAACTGGAGGCCGAAGGCGTCGACGTCGTCGACCTCTCGGTCGGCGACATCGTCGACTTCGACACCCCCGAGAACGTCAAGGAAGCCGGCAAGGCGGCGATGGACGCCGGCCACACCGGCTACACTCCCTCGAACGGCATCCCCGAGCTCAGGGAGGCCATCGTCGACAAGCTCCACGGCGACGGCCTCTCCCAGTACGGGACCGAGAACATCGTCGTCACGCCGGGCGGCAAGCAGGGCCTGTTCGAGGTCTTCCAGACGCTGATCGACGACGGCGACGAGGTCGCCCTCGTGGACCCCGCGTGGGTCTCCTACGAGGCGATGGTGAAGCTCTCGGACGGCTCGCTGAACCGCGTCGACACCGCACAGTACGACTTCCAGCTCGAACCCGCGCTGGACGACCTGGCCGAGGCCGTCTCCGACGACACGGAGATCCTCGTCGTCAACTCGCCGGGCAACCCCCACGGCGCCGTCTACTCCGACGAGGCGCTGGAGGGCGTCCGCGACATCGCCGTCGAGCACGACGTGACGGTGATCTCCGACGAGATCTACAAGGAGATCACCTATGACGGCGTCGAGGCCACCAGTATCGGCACGCTCGACGGCATGGCCGAGCGCACGATCACGCTCAACGGCTTCTCGAAGGCCTACGCGATGACGGGCTGGCGGCTGGGCTACTACGCCGCGCCCGAGTCGGTCGTCGACCAGGCCGGCAAGATCCACGGCCACTCGGTGACCTGCGCGGTCAACTTCGTCCAGCACGCGGGCGTCGAGGCCCTGCGGAACACCGACGAGGCCGTCGAGGAGATGCGCTCGGCGTTCGAGGACCGCCGGGACATGCTCGTCGACCTGTTCGAAGAACACGGCAAGGACGTTCCCACCCCCGACGGCGCGTTCTACCTGATGCTGCCCGTCGCCGACAGCCGGATCGACGGCGACGGCGACCAGCCACAGGACGTGGCCTGGGCCGAGGAGGCCATCGAGACGGCCCACGTCGCGACCGTGCCGGGCAGCGCGTTCGGGACGCCGGGGTGGGTCCGCCTGGCCTACGCCAACGACGAGGACCGCCTCCGCGAGGGCGTCGAACGCCTCGCCGAGCACGACCTGCTGTAG
- the ribH gene encoding 6,7-dimethyl-8-ribityllumazine synthase — MVQLGLVVAQFDKEGTVIDGMEAAAREAASERDAEVAATVEVPGSYDTPLAADRLARRDDIDAVAVIGAIVEGDTDHDEVIADAAARGLTDVSLDRDTPVTFGIIGPGMSTAEAKARTDYGATVVDSAVDLVEQLP; from the coding sequence ATGGTACAGCTCGGTCTGGTGGTCGCCCAGTTCGACAAGGAGGGGACCGTCATCGACGGGATGGAGGCGGCGGCTCGCGAGGCCGCCAGCGAGCGCGACGCCGAGGTCGCCGCGACCGTCGAGGTGCCCGGCTCCTACGACACGCCGCTGGCCGCCGACCGGCTGGCCCGCCGCGACGACATCGACGCCGTGGCCGTCATCGGCGCCATCGTCGAGGGCGACACCGACCACGACGAGGTCATCGCCGACGCCGCCGCTCGGGGGCTGACCGACGTGAGCCTCGACCGGGACACCCCGGTCACCTTCGGGATCATCGGCCCCGGCATGAGCACGGCCGAGGCGAAGGCCCGCACCGACTACGGGGCGACCGTCGTCGACAGCGCCGTCGACCTCGTCGAACAGCTCCCGTGA
- a CDS encoding flippase activity-associated protein Agl23, with amino-acid sequence MAATGEGGQAGGVAERLRNQYGVDRVTLAVVAVVAGAFAARFYRLGARTAHFDEGRVAYWTLDYAASGNFRYRPIVHGPFLQHANEVVFGVLGPTDFAMRAVVAAVTALFPLSALLLRERLRGVEVVALAGFWAFTPVVLYYSRFMRGDPLVAAFTVAAFALFVRAVDTGRRRYFYAGVGFVALGFTVKENALLYLLCWAGGVALLLDHRLFRAAGRGEDWTAVVRAHGRRALGVSRRHADAALFGALGFLAVVAVFYTPRGETAVGPGLGAALADPTLLPAVLREATVGSAEALWGTWVGGTHQRHPYLPYLGHFLETLRAGAAAVCLLAVVGFVADRYRPDGPSDLVSIAFYWGVASVLGYPIATDIKAPWATVHAVVPLAIPAAVGLGLFVRWGREAVADGDRVSAGLAALVVLIVAAQVALAGAGSVYLTDHGEDNGLVQYAQPAPGVQPVMRQLGTAVPAHEGTDVVLYGDHFVDAPGATGPRRPACAAWQQVLPLPWYFERANATATCVDSTRTLSRTVERERPLMVVARAGDLPSPPAALSGYERRTHLLRDRDTRTHFFVREDVANATAGG; translated from the coding sequence ATGGCAGCCACAGGAGAGGGGGGGCAAGCGGGGGGCGTCGCGGAGCGACTGCGAAACCAGTACGGCGTCGACAGGGTCACACTCGCCGTCGTCGCGGTCGTCGCGGGGGCGTTCGCGGCGCGGTTCTACCGGCTGGGCGCCCGGACCGCCCACTTCGACGAGGGACGCGTCGCCTACTGGACGCTCGACTACGCCGCGAGCGGGAACTTCCGGTACCGGCCGATCGTCCACGGCCCGTTCCTTCAGCACGCCAACGAGGTCGTCTTCGGCGTCCTCGGGCCGACCGACTTCGCGATGCGGGCCGTCGTCGCCGCCGTCACCGCGCTGTTCCCGCTGTCGGCGCTGCTGCTGCGCGAGCGACTGCGCGGCGTCGAGGTCGTCGCGCTCGCGGGCTTCTGGGCGTTTACACCCGTCGTCCTCTACTACTCGCGGTTCATGCGCGGCGACCCGCTGGTCGCGGCGTTCACGGTCGCCGCCTTCGCCCTGTTCGTCCGGGCGGTCGACACCGGCCGCCGCCGGTACTTCTACGCCGGCGTCGGGTTCGTCGCGCTGGGATTCACCGTCAAGGAGAACGCCCTCCTGTACCTGCTGTGCTGGGCCGGCGGCGTCGCCCTCCTGCTCGACCACCGACTGTTCCGCGCGGCCGGCCGCGGCGAGGACTGGACGGCCGTCGTCCGGGCCCACGGTCGCCGCGCCCTCGGGGTCAGCCGGCGCCACGCCGACGCGGCCCTGTTCGGCGCCCTCGGCTTCCTGGCGGTCGTCGCCGTCTTCTACACGCCGCGGGGCGAGACGGCGGTCGGCCCGGGACTGGGCGCGGCACTGGCCGACCCGACGCTCCTGCCGGCGGTACTTCGCGAGGCGACCGTCGGCTCCGCCGAGGCGCTGTGGGGCACCTGGGTCGGAGGGACACACCAGCGCCACCCGTATCTCCCGTATCTCGGTCACTTCCTCGAGACGCTGCGGGCCGGCGCCGCCGCGGTCTGTCTCCTCGCGGTCGTCGGCTTCGTCGCCGACCGCTACCGGCCCGACGGCCCCTCGGACCTGGTCTCGATCGCGTTCTACTGGGGGGTGGCCTCGGTGCTGGGCTACCCGATCGCGACGGACATCAAGGCGCCCTGGGCGACGGTCCACGCGGTCGTCCCGCTGGCGATCCCCGCGGCGGTCGGGCTGGGACTGTTCGTCCGCTGGGGGCGGGAGGCGGTCGCCGACGGCGACCGCGTGAGCGCGGGACTGGCGGCGCTGGTCGTTCTGATCGTCGCCGCACAGGTCGCCCTCGCGGGCGCCGGGAGCGTCTACCTGACCGACCACGGCGAGGACAACGGGCTCGTCCAGTACGCCCAGCCGGCGCCGGGCGTCCAGCCGGTGATGCGCCAGCTGGGGACCGCCGTGCCCGCCCACGAAGGGACGGACGTGGTGCTGTACGGGGACCACTTCGTGGACGCGCCCGGCGCGACCGGGCCCCGTCGGCCGGCCTGCGCGGCGTGGCAACAGGTCCTCCCGCTGCCGTGGTACTTCGAGCGGGCGAACGCCACGGCGACCTGCGTCGACTCGACCCGGACCCTGAGCCGGACCGTCGAGCGGGAGCGCCCACTGATGGTCGTCGCGCGGGCCGGCGACCTGCCGAGCCCTCCGGCGGCGCTGTCGGGCTACGAGCGGCGAACCCACCTGTTGCGCGACCGGGACACGCGGACGCACTTCTTCGTCCGCGAGGACGTTGCGAACGCCACCGCCGGCGGCTGA
- a CDS encoding 5-(carboxyamino)imidazole ribonucleotide synthase yields the protein MTLTSPGPTLGVVGGGQLGRMLAEAAAPLGVEVVVSDPTPDAPAAPVARDQVVGDFDDPETVRELAERADFLTFEIELADPDLLEEVAAETDTPVHPDPETLRIIEDKLVQKRRLAEAGVPVPEFREVNSAEELRDALDELGYPAMLKARKGGYDGRGNVPVESPDEVEAAFAEIVDAAQGGSSDDPSGVAMVEEMVDFERELAVMGCLGSERWGEDGEPERDTFPVTETVHREEILRETRSPPEADGAVRERAREVALDVLDVMEGRGVYGIELFQGPDDGILLNEIAPRPHNSGHWTIEGCHTSQFEQHVRAVTGRPLGDTGRRAPTVSANILGDVDERQAATLSGEDAVFERPRAHLHWYGKREVYRLRKMGHVTLVGEGDGRADRLLADARELRDGLTFRE from the coding sequence ATGACACTCACCTCGCCCGGACCGACGCTCGGCGTCGTCGGCGGCGGCCAGCTCGGCCGGATGCTCGCCGAGGCCGCGGCGCCGCTCGGCGTCGAGGTCGTCGTCAGCGACCCGACCCCGGACGCCCCGGCCGCGCCCGTCGCCCGCGACCAGGTCGTCGGCGACTTCGACGACCCCGAGACCGTCCGCGAGCTCGCCGAGCGCGCCGACTTCCTCACCTTCGAGATCGAACTCGCCGACCCCGACCTGCTGGAGGAAGTCGCCGCGGAGACGGATACGCCGGTCCACCCCGACCCCGAGACCCTGCGGATCATCGAGGACAAGCTCGTCCAGAAGCGCCGGCTGGCCGAGGCGGGCGTCCCGGTCCCCGAGTTTCGCGAGGTGAACTCCGCCGAGGAGTTGCGCGACGCGCTCGACGAGCTGGGCTATCCCGCGATGCTCAAGGCCCGCAAGGGCGGCTACGACGGCCGCGGGAACGTCCCCGTCGAGTCGCCCGACGAGGTGGAGGCGGCCTTCGCGGAGATCGTCGACGCCGCCCAGGGCGGCAGTTCCGACGACCCGTCGGGCGTCGCGATGGTCGAGGAGATGGTCGACTTCGAGCGGGAACTCGCCGTGATGGGCTGTCTCGGCAGCGAGCGGTGGGGCGAGGACGGCGAGCCCGAGCGTGACACGTTCCCCGTCACCGAGACGGTCCACCGCGAGGAGATCCTGCGGGAGACCCGCTCGCCGCCGGAAGCCGACGGAGCCGTTCGCGAGCGCGCACGCGAGGTCGCCCTCGATGTCCTCGACGTGATGGAGGGGCGGGGCGTCTACGGTATCGAACTGTTCCAGGGACCGGACGACGGGATCCTCCTCAACGAGATCGCGCCGCGGCCGCACAACTCCGGCCACTGGACCATCGAGGGGTGTCACACCTCGCAGTTCGAACAGCACGTCCGCGCCGTGACCGGGCGGCCGCTGGGCGACACCGGCCGACGGGCGCCGACCGTCTCCGCCAACATCCTCGGCGACGTGGACGAACGACAGGCCGCGACGCTCTCCGGCGAGGACGCCGTCTTCGAGCGGCCGCGCGCCCACCTCCACTGGTACGGCAAGCGGGAGGTCTACCGGCTGCGGAAGATGGGCCACGTGACGCTCGTCGGCGAGGGCGACGGGCGGGCGGACCGGCTGCTGGCCGACGCGCGCGAGCTACGGGACGGGCTGACGTTCCGGGAGTGA